One window of Burkholderia thailandensis E264 genomic DNA carries:
- a CDS encoding phage capsid protein — MTRVEPARAVDWFRVLEDVRRADYILSDTTLTSADFMAVQMLQDGKLSGHWLGFTWVPYEALATNGTVKTTCAYAKSSTQFGVGLNRDIDIGPRRDKRNAIQIYIGESYGAVRTDEKKVVTIDYQF, encoded by the coding sequence ATGACCCGAGTCGAGCCCGCCCGCGCCGTCGATTGGTTCCGCGTCCTCGAAGACGTGCGGCGGGCCGACTACATCCTGAGCGACACGACGCTCACGTCCGCCGACTTCATGGCCGTGCAGATGCTGCAGGACGGCAAGCTGTCGGGTCACTGGCTCGGCTTCACGTGGGTGCCGTACGAAGCGCTCGCGACGAACGGCACGGTGAAGACCACGTGCGCGTATGCGAAGTCGTCGACGCAGTTCGGTGTCGGCCTGAACCGCGACATCGACATCGGCCCGCGCCGTGACAAGCGCAACGCGATCCAGATCTACATCGGCGAGTCGTACGGCGCAGTGCGCACGGACGAGAAGAAGGTCGTGACGATCGACTACCAGTTCTGA
- a CDS encoding IS256 family transposase, whose protein sequence is MPRKRKEEVTIEPGKGLNLDPELIKQLVPGTLDRATINEQLAALKKAIFERALGGELTHHLGYEKGDAKPAGRTNHRNGTSRKRITTDDDLLDVEIPRDREGTFDPVLIAKGERRFTGFDDKIIAMYARGMSVREIQGFLLEMYGIEVSPDFISTVTDAVIDEVREWQQRPLEPMYPVVFFDALRVKIRDEGVVRNKAIYLALGVRRDGTRDVLGLWIEQTEGAKFWLRVVNDLKLRGVQDILIAVVDGLKGFPEAINTVFPETTVQTCIVHLIRNSLDFASWKDRKSVAAALKEVYRAPSAEAAAVALEAFDTSPWGTKYPPIAALWRRAWDQVIPFYAFAPDIRKIVYTTNAIESLHMQLRKIIKARGHFPSDEAALKLIWLALRNVVAKWTGSRHDWKSAMTQFALLYPERFNIGV, encoded by the coding sequence ATGCCACGCAAACGCAAGGAAGAAGTGACGATTGAACCGGGCAAGGGCTTGAACCTGGACCCGGAACTGATCAAGCAACTGGTACCCGGAACGCTGGATCGGGCAACGATCAACGAGCAGCTCGCCGCGCTCAAGAAAGCAATCTTCGAACGCGCGCTGGGCGGCGAACTGACCCACCACCTCGGCTACGAGAAGGGCGATGCCAAGCCGGCAGGCCGCACGAACCACCGCAACGGCACCAGCCGCAAGCGCATCACGACCGACGACGACCTGCTCGACGTCGAGATTCCGCGCGACCGAGAAGGCACCTTCGATCCGGTGCTGATCGCCAAGGGCGAGCGACGCTTCACCGGCTTTGACGACAAGATCATCGCGATGTACGCACGCGGCATGAGCGTGCGGGAGATTCAGGGTTTCCTGCTGGAGATGTACGGCATCGAGGTGTCGCCGGACTTCATCAGTACGGTGACCGATGCCGTGATCGACGAAGTGCGCGAATGGCAGCAGCGGCCGCTCGAGCCGATGTACCCGGTCGTGTTCTTCGACGCCTTGCGAGTCAAGATCCGCGACGAAGGCGTGGTCCGCAACAAGGCGATCTACCTGGCGCTGGGCGTGCGCCGCGACGGCACACGCGACGTGTTGGGCCTTTGGATCGAGCAGACCGAGGGGGCCAAGTTCTGGCTGCGGGTGGTGAACGACCTTAAGCTGCGCGGCGTGCAGGATATCCTGATCGCCGTGGTCGACGGCCTGAAGGGCTTCCCGGAAGCGATCAACACGGTGTTCCCGGAAACGACGGTCCAGACCTGCATCGTGCATCTGATCCGGAACTCACTGGACTTCGCCAGCTGGAAAGACAGGAAATCGGTCGCAGCGGCGCTCAAGGAGGTCTATCGGGCACCGTCGGCCGAAGCGGCCGCCGTGGCGCTGGAAGCGTTCGATACGAGCCCGTGGGGTACGAAATACCCTCCGATTGCCGCGCTCTGGCGCCGAGCCTGGGATCAGGTGATTCCGTTCTACGCCTTCGCGCCTGACATCCGGAAAATTGTATATACGACCAACGCGATCGAGTCGCTGCACATGCAGCTTCGGAAGATCATCAAGGCGCGCGGCCACTTCCCGTCGGACGAGGCCGCGCTCAAACTGATCTGGCTGGCGCTGCGCAACGTCGTTGCCAAGTGGACCGGCTCCCGGCACGATTGGAAGAGTGCCATGACTCAGTTCGCACTGCTTTACCCGGAACGATTCAACATTGGAGTCTGA
- a CDS encoding glycoside hydrolase family protein, with translation MSDYDPVKLKLELTNDEGRRARIYTDTVGKVSGGIGRNLTDKGFRDNEIDLMYQNDVVETEVWLDRNLSWWRQLDPVRQRVMMNMAFNMQGRLLGFRNFLAAAQRGDWAMAAAEMLDSLWATQVGARATRLAKMMREGA, from the coding sequence ATGAGCGACTACGATCCGGTGAAGCTCAAACTAGAACTCACGAACGACGAAGGGCGCCGCGCGCGCATCTATACCGACACCGTCGGCAAGGTCAGTGGCGGCATCGGGCGGAATCTGACCGACAAGGGGTTTCGCGACAACGAGATCGATCTGATGTATCAGAACGATGTGGTCGAAACTGAGGTGTGGCTTGATCGCAATCTATCGTGGTGGCGCCAGCTTGATCCCGTGCGCCAGCGCGTGATGATGAATATGGCGTTCAACATGCAGGGCCGGTTGCTCGGGTTTCGCAATTTCCTTGCAGCAGCGCAACGTGGTGACTGGGCCATGGCGGCAGCGGAGATGCTCGACAGCCTGTGGGCAACGCAGGTCGGCGCGCGCGCGACGCGGCTCGCGAAGATGATGCGGGAGGGCGCATGA
- a CDS encoding IS5 family transposase (programmed frameshift), whose protein sequence is MEISEAQFKQIEHCLPRQRGNVSLSNLQVLNAILYVAEHGCKWRGLPPRFGRWHTIYTRMNRWSRNGVLDRVFTELQRAQIIRVRIEAVSLDSTIVKVHPDGTGAFKKNGPQAIGKSRGGWTTKIHMVAADARTAITFALSPGQAGDAPQGRALLERLGPPNRPLHLLMDKAYEGNETRQLALDLGFIPVVPPLSTRVEPWEYDREMYKRRNEVERLFRRLKGFRRIFSRFDKLDLMFIAFINFALIIEALR, encoded by the exons ATGGAAATCTCCGAAGCCCAATTCAAGCAGATCGAACATTGCCTGCCGCGACAGCGTGGCAATGTGAGCCTGTCGAACCTGCAAGTGCTCAACGCGATCCTTTATGTGGCCGAGCACGGATGTAAATGGCGCGGCCTGCCACCACGTTTCGGCCGCTGGCACACGATCTACACGCGCATGAACCGTTGGTCTCGCAACGGTGTACTGGACCGAGTGTTCACGGAGTTGCAGCGCGCGCAGATCATTCGCGTTCGGATTGAAGCGGTATCGCTGGATAGCACGATCGTGAAGGTTCATCCTGACGGCACCGGTGCGT TTAAAAAAAATGGACCTCAAGCCATCGGCAAGTCTCGCGGAGGATGGACAACCAAGATTCATATGGTTGCCGCGGATGCTCGAACAGCCATAACGTTCGCACTGTCGCCCGGTCAAGCCGGCGATGCGCCGCAGGGACGTGCACTGCTCGAACGCCTGGGGCCGCCGAATCGGCCGCTGCACCTGCTGATGGACAAGGCGTACGAAGGTAACGAAACCCGACAACTCGCGCTCGATCTCGGCTTCATCCCGGTCGTCCCTCCGTTGAGTACGCGCGTCGAGCCTTGGGAATACGACCGGGAAATGTACAAGCGTCGTAACGAAGTCGAGCGGCTGTTCCGTCGATTGAAGGGTTTTCGTCGCATCTTCTCGCGCTTCGACAAACTCGACTTGATGTTCATTGCCTTTATCAACTTCGCCCTGATTATCGAAGCCCTTCGATAG
- a CDS encoding ISL3-like element ISBma1 family transposase, giving the protein MLDRKALQALGCWTGYRLERVEWPQGDSRTLSLYLKPVSRIMYCEQCGARCQQIHETTVRRVRDLPLFEYRVVLHVPRRRVWCERCGAARLEKLDWLGRYQRVTERFAQACEKLLQAASVQAVAAFYDLGWHTVKSIDKMRLRARVAEPDWSTIRYLAMDEFALHKGHRYATVVVDPIGRQVLWVGPGRSRETARAFFEQLPEGVAERIEAVAIDMTTAYELEIKEQCPQAEIVFDLYHVVAKYGREVIDRVRVDQANQLRHDKPARKVLKSSRWLLLRNRHNLKPEQAVHLKELLAANQSLLCVYVLRDELKRLWFYRKPACAEKAWGQWFEQAQQSGIAALQKFAQRLQGYWHGIVARCRHPLNTSVVEGINNTIKVIKRRAYGYRDEQYFFLKIRAAFPGIPR; this is encoded by the coding sequence TTGCTCGATCGCAAGGCACTTCAGGCACTAGGTTGCTGGACAGGCTATCGGCTGGAGCGGGTGGAGTGGCCGCAGGGCGATAGCCGCACGCTGTCGCTCTACCTGAAGCCGGTCAGTCGGATCATGTACTGCGAGCAATGCGGTGCGCGTTGCCAGCAGATTCATGAAACGACCGTACGGCGGGTACGTGATCTGCCGTTGTTCGAGTACCGGGTGGTGCTGCACGTGCCTCGACGCCGAGTCTGGTGCGAACGCTGCGGCGCAGCGCGGCTGGAGAAGCTGGACTGGCTGGGCCGCTACCAGCGGGTGACGGAGCGGTTTGCCCAGGCCTGCGAGAAGTTGCTGCAGGCCGCCAGCGTACAGGCCGTGGCGGCCTTCTACGATCTGGGCTGGCACACGGTCAAATCGATCGACAAGATGCGCTTGCGCGCGCGCGTGGCCGAACCGGACTGGTCGACGATCCGTTATCTGGCGATGGACGAGTTCGCGCTCCATAAAGGCCATCGCTACGCCACGGTGGTGGTTGATCCGATCGGCCGGCAGGTCCTCTGGGTTGGGCCCGGACGGTCACGCGAGACGGCGCGCGCCTTCTTCGAACAACTCCCCGAAGGCGTGGCCGAGCGCATCGAAGCGGTCGCAATCGACATGACCACGGCCTATGAGCTGGAGATCAAGGAACAGTGCCCGCAGGCGGAAATCGTCTTTGACCTGTACCACGTCGTGGCCAAGTACGGTCGCGAGGTGATCGATCGGGTACGGGTGGATCAGGCCAACCAACTGCGACATGACAAGCCGGCCCGCAAGGTTCTGAAGTCCAGTCGCTGGTTGCTGCTGCGCAACCGTCATAACCTGAAGCCAGAACAGGCCGTGCATCTGAAGGAACTGCTGGCGGCCAATCAGTCGCTGTTATGCGTCTATGTGCTGCGCGACGAGCTCAAACGGCTCTGGTTCTACCGCAAGCCGGCCTGCGCGGAAAAGGCTTGGGGGCAATGGTTCGAACAGGCTCAGCAAAGCGGGATCGCCGCCTTGCAAAAGTTCGCCCAGCGCTTGCAGGGTTACTGGCACGGAATCGTGGCCCGCTGCCGCCATCCGCTCAATACCAGCGTCGTCGAAGGCATCAACAACACGATCAAGGTCATCAAGCGCCGAGCTTACGGGTACCGCGACGAGCAATACTTCTTCCTCAAGATCCGCGCCGCGTTCCCCGGGATTCCGCGATGA